In Salinigranum marinum, one DNA window encodes the following:
- a CDS encoding ParB N-terminal domain-containing protein, giving the protein MAFEEHQIEFVPIDRPTLNPRNEEVYSDREDLSDSFVESIRKDGILQPLVVAADWLLISGHRRLEAAKRVGFDEVPVIMREFTGELERLEALVQYNLHREKTYSQKMREAELLAEVEAERAKRRQGTRTDLRENLPTSGQREYGRTRDKVASAVGLGSGKTYEKALAVWNAAELGDPVAKGAVTRLDTGDSSIESAWRKVRKRHPTDGTPNTRETAKSNGEQIDPNDLILSAHQAHNDVVFKKILDLHVERGSVVADVTFNEGTFWKQVPHDAYTILATDINPKYSPYCEAVVDYRDLPYEDNNIDAVVLDPPYAEGFYSPSEPSDEDDYWIKERYGDGSRSEFTYHEAVINEYVLAGREAHRVLADDGVLIVKLQDEVSRNQQRLTHVEVTNIYEQQLGFTAEDLFVVVRPDRPTFSNIKRQRRARKNHSYFIVYKKQTVS; this is encoded by the coding sequence GTGGCTTTCGAAGAACATCAGATCGAGTTCGTTCCAATTGACCGGCCGACCCTCAATCCACGAAACGAGGAGGTGTACTCTGACCGTGAGGACTTGAGCGACTCTTTCGTCGAAAGTATCCGGAAGGACGGCATCCTCCAACCATTAGTGGTAGCGGCCGACTGGCTACTCATATCGGGTCACCGACGTCTTGAGGCCGCTAAGAGGGTCGGATTCGACGAAGTCCCGGTGATCATGAGGGAGTTTACAGGCGAGCTTGAACGCCTCGAAGCCCTTGTTCAATACAACCTCCACCGGGAGAAAACGTACAGCCAGAAGATGCGGGAGGCAGAATTACTGGCCGAGGTAGAAGCCGAACGAGCGAAACGACGGCAGGGCACCCGTACAGACCTTCGGGAAAATCTTCCCACAAGTGGTCAACGTGAGTACGGACGTACCCGTGATAAGGTCGCTTCGGCAGTCGGGCTGGGTAGCGGAAAGACGTACGAAAAGGCTCTTGCCGTATGGAACGCAGCAGAGTTGGGCGATCCGGTCGCGAAAGGTGCGGTCACGCGTCTCGACACAGGTGACAGTTCTATCGAGAGCGCATGGCGGAAAGTCCGCAAACGGCATCCCACGGACGGCACTCCAAACACGAGAGAGACAGCAAAGAGCAACGGCGAACAGATAGACCCCAACGACCTAATCCTATCCGCGCACCAAGCTCATAACGACGTTGTGTTCAAAAAAATCCTTGACCTCCACGTCGAGCGAGGATCTGTTGTCGCCGACGTGACGTTCAACGAGGGGACGTTCTGGAAGCAGGTACCCCACGACGCGTACACCATACTTGCGACCGACATTAATCCGAAGTACTCTCCGTACTGTGAGGCGGTTGTCGATTATCGTGACCTACCTTACGAGGACAACAATATTGACGCAGTCGTACTGGATCCACCGTACGCGGAGGGCTTCTATTCCCCATCGGAACCATCTGACGAGGATGACTACTGGATCAAAGAGCGATACGGGGATGGGTCGAGAAGTGAGTTCACTTACCATGAGGCAGTCATCAACGAGTACGTTCTGGCTGGTCGGGAAGCCCACCGAGTTCTGGCGGACGATGGTGTCCTAATCGTCAAACTCCAAGACGAGGTGTCCCGTAACCAGCAACGACTCACGCACGTCGAAGTGACCAACATCTACGAGCAACAACTCGGGTTCACTGCAGAGGATCTATTTGTAGTCGTGAGGCCGGACAGGCCCACCTTCTCGAACATCAAGCGTCAGCGACGAGCGAGAAAGAACCACTCGTACTTCATCGTTTACAAGAAGCAGACCGTGAGCTAG
- a CDS encoding DEAD/DEAH box helicase, translating into MTTDDLVDVEIRHEDTDLTDRLADASSLGDHLLTVQANRLKAGQPDTELRSLSHLDEENVKLLEHQVNAAHRALFEMDGKALLADEVGLGKTIEVGMILKEMHYRGTDDAVLILTPAQLAQQWQAEMLEKFGLDFTCNYDDDFAGFDAHDHIIASIDTAKSESNRTTVLSRDWDVLVLDEAHYVKNEDTDRYELLQKLSYDYAFFLTATPIQNDVTDLYNIVSLLRPGLFGTRESFHHYFINSSQETLVNRNELQNRLRKVMIRNRREETDIDFTPRNVTTRTFDPSPAERDLYQSVTDYVRAAYSESGGQKLVLMTLQKEVVSSPAALRGTVEKQLEEGKQPAHTDQLEQILERVDAVETPTKLERVQHITEEARERVDKGRVIVFTQFRATQQAILDRLDEAGYTTHPFHGGHTSDQKEEIVKRFEEEGGVLVSTDAMNEGRNLQFCNVMVNYDLPWNPMKVEQRIGRIHRIGQDREVYVFNIALKDTIEEYVLERLYHKIDLFQQSVGELSEILTRLEETGRNFEDDVFDRLVNAGSEVELENDFDAMAIDLQEQRDLADKLNDFNSGVFEGFDLGASDD; encoded by the coding sequence ATGACGACAGACGACCTCGTGGACGTCGAAATCCGCCACGAGGACACCGATCTGACCGACCGTCTCGCCGACGCGTCGTCCCTCGGCGACCACCTCCTCACGGTACAGGCCAACCGACTCAAGGCTGGCCAGCCCGATACCGAACTCCGCTCGCTCTCGCACCTCGATGAGGAGAACGTCAAGCTCCTCGAACATCAGGTGAACGCCGCCCACCGGGCGCTCTTCGAGATGGACGGCAAAGCCCTCCTCGCCGACGAGGTCGGCCTCGGCAAGACCATCGAGGTCGGGATGATTCTGAAGGAGATGCACTATCGCGGCACCGACGACGCCGTGTTGATCCTCACGCCGGCACAGCTCGCCCAGCAGTGGCAGGCCGAGATGCTGGAGAAGTTCGGTCTCGACTTTACCTGCAACTACGACGACGACTTCGCCGGCTTCGACGCCCACGACCACATCATCGCCAGCATAGACACCGCGAAGAGTGAGAGCAACCGCACGACCGTCCTCAGTCGCGACTGGGACGTCCTCGTGCTCGACGAGGCCCACTACGTCAAGAACGAGGACACCGACCGCTACGAACTCCTCCAGAAGCTCTCGTACGACTACGCGTTCTTCCTCACGGCGACGCCGATACAGAACGACGTCACCGACCTCTACAATATTGTCTCTCTCCTGCGGCCGGGTCTGTTCGGGACGCGTGAGTCGTTCCACCACTACTTCATCAACTCCTCGCAGGAGACGCTGGTCAATCGCAACGAACTCCAGAACCGGTTGCGCAAGGTGATGATCCGCAATCGCCGAGAGGAGACGGACATCGACTTCACGCCGCGCAACGTGACGACGCGTACCTTCGATCCGTCGCCAGCCGAGCGCGACCTCTACCAGTCCGTCACAGACTACGTGAGAGCGGCGTACAGCGAGAGCGGGGGACAGAAGCTGGTGCTGATGACTCTCCAGAAGGAAGTCGTCAGCAGCCCAGCTGCGCTCCGAGGGACGGTCGAGAAACAACTGGAGGAGGGGAAGCAGCCAGCCCACACTGACCAGCTCGAACAGATCCTCGAACGCGTTGACGCTGTCGAGACCCCGACGAAGTTGGAACGCGTCCAGCATATCACCGAGGAGGCCCGCGAACGAGTCGACAAAGGCCGGGTAATCGTCTTTACGCAGTTCCGAGCCACCCAGCAGGCGATACTTGATCGGCTCGACGAGGCGGGATACACGACCCACCCATTCCACGGTGGGCACACCAGCGACCAGAAGGAAGAGATCGTCAAGCGGTTCGAGGAGGAAGGCGGTGTGCTCGTCTCGACGGACGCGATGAACGAGGGCCGCAACCTCCAGTTCTGCAACGTGATGGTCAACTACGACCTCCCGTGGAATCCGATGAAGGTGGAGCAGCGCATCGGGCGGATCCACCGTATCGGACAGGATCGGGAAGTCTACGTCTTCAACATCGCGCTCAAGGATACCATCGAGGAGTACGTGCTGGAGCGGCTCTACCACAAAATCGACCTGTTCCAGCAGTCCGTCGGCGAGCTGAGCGAGATACTGACCCGGCTGGAAGAGACTGGCCGGAATTTCGAGGACGACGTGTTCGATCGGCTGGTCAACGCGGGCTCAGAGGTCGAGTTGGAGAACGACTTCGACGCGATGGCGATCGACCTGCAGGAACAGCGTGACCTCGCCGACAAGCTGAACGACTTCAACAGCGGCGTGTTCGAGGGATTCGATCTGGGGGCCAGCGATGACTGA
- a CDS encoding DUF4332 domain-containing protein, giving the protein MSSDDEREDGRDEMLSAIHKNLTSTEFEEFVAALWTLQGYQTEVTKGSRDGGVDVIAKQTFPYEAVTHIEAKQYDPFNPKAKLGSPDVRKCAPPPTSTVDLSVLVTLNSFHSTAVREAKRRRVKLVDGESLYDLILRLEAEPLVEEFIRTHDVSTMNVNKYIGSDIRNLMNESGEGEESPSSTASTKRAEEPSTPIVEIGDSELLLINGLEPEGVEQLAKYGVNSFAALGDAGAEWVAEHTGHSLKESTAFIAQAKCFDNAPVDTLNGIGSAKSEELAKAGITTIGDLAQANAKELAGKIKYGETTCEEWIKQTSERPTAPLTEIEELGSGREKRLNAAGFHSVGDIAVADPDELAKVKFVTLMDARMFIRDAGGPIK; this is encoded by the coding sequence ATGTCCAGTGATGATGAGAGGGAAGATGGCAGAGATGAGATGCTCTCGGCGATCCATAAGAACCTGACATCGACCGAATTTGAGGAATTTGTCGCAGCCCTCTGGACGCTACAAGGTTACCAAACTGAAGTAACAAAGGGGAGCCGTGACGGAGGTGTTGATGTCATAGCAAAGCAGACATTTCCATACGAGGCTGTGACTCATATTGAAGCCAAGCAGTACGACCCGTTTAACCCAAAGGCTAAGCTCGGCTCACCAGATGTGCGGAAGTGTGCGCCTCCCCCGACATCAACGGTTGACCTTTCTGTATTAGTGACCCTCAATTCGTTCCATTCAACAGCGGTGCGTGAGGCAAAGCGTAGACGAGTAAAGCTAGTCGACGGGGAGTCATTATACGATCTAATCCTTCGTCTTGAAGCCGAGCCGCTGGTTGAGGAGTTCATACGGACTCATGATGTGTCGACAATGAATGTCAACAAATATATCGGATCCGACATACGCAATTTGATGAATGAATCTGGAGAGGGCGAAGAGTCCCCATCTTCCACGGCCAGTACCAAACGTGCCGAGGAACCTTCGACTCCTATCGTAGAGATCGGAGACTCTGAACTGCTCCTCATCAATGGACTCGAACCCGAAGGCGTAGAACAATTAGCAAAGTATGGGGTCAATTCGTTTGCGGCTTTGGGTGACGCGGGAGCAGAGTGGGTTGCTGAACACACTGGTCATTCATTAAAAGAGTCAACTGCATTTATCGCTCAAGCAAAATGTTTTGACAACGCTCCAGTTGACACGCTGAATGGTATTGGTTCAGCAAAATCAGAGGAGCTAGCTAAAGCTGGAATCACCACCATTGGAGACCTTGCGCAGGCGAATGCAAAAGAATTAGCTGGAAAAATCAAGTACGGTGAAACTACCTGCGAAGAATGGATCAAGCAAACAAGCGAACGTCCCACTGCACCACTCACTGAGATTGAGGAACTTGGTTCTGGGAGAGAGAAACGATTGAATGCGGCTGGATTTCATTCAGTTGGAGATATCGCCGTAGCAGACCCTGACGAACTGGCTAAGGTGAAGTTTGTAACACTGATGGATGCGCGAATGTTTATTCGCGATGCTGGTGGCCCTATCAAGTAG
- a CDS encoding ATP-dependent nuclease: MMRLSGIQIKNFKSIERTQIESVSDLSVLVGKNDAGKSSLLEAIEMFLTEKGKPTTNQFHMGTEDDIIISALFSPVPDELADALDDSIEIPDNTLQITRKWEYPDPRRSMAETYLGPDEVAIGADTLVGEYDSLGKPDTRDFLWEYLPEPVYIPAERNVTEETTFKSNTLIDQLLTPLLEESDALRQARKELESELNREVGAVQEQIEEGLVSRMDSIRHLELDTGEINLGKAFTPSIRITDQYSEMSVPIDQRGSGVGSMLVLSLVETYRERHIGEGYLLLFEEPGNWLHPEAKRRMLGALKQISTNGGQVMLSTHSPEFIDRRGHGDVILVQRDAGRTSVRQIEEDYLSVIEELGARNSDILQSDFVVYVEGSTDVQMLRVVADNHLSEADRARITIQHLGGSGNIRQCDPAELAEINRNFGFLLDSDRSSPDDSEKPYIRDLREQCDTCESDVLIRVLERREIENYFTPEGINEALGLEVSEGFVSHYVDIPDKLCAEIARQYTGRDVPSQEERTCSECGRIHRVGNSYKKSQGKSIVEAMYREGQSIETLESFLDEVVERIS; this comes from the coding sequence ATGATGCGACTCTCCGGTATTCAGATTAAGAACTTCAAATCAATTGAGCGCACCCAAATCGAGTCAGTCTCAGATCTCTCGGTACTTGTCGGTAAAAACGATGCAGGAAAGTCCTCACTTTTAGAGGCTATTGAAATGTTCCTAACCGAGAAAGGGAAGCCTACAACCAATCAGTTCCACATGGGCACTGAGGACGATATAATCATTTCAGCGTTGTTTAGCCCAGTTCCTGATGAATTGGCCGACGCTCTCGATGACTCAATCGAGATTCCCGATAATACACTCCAGATCACACGGAAGTGGGAGTACCCTGATCCACGGAGAAGCATGGCCGAAACCTATCTTGGGCCTGATGAGGTTGCGATCGGGGCTGATACCCTAGTCGGAGAATACGATTCACTCGGAAAACCAGACACGCGTGACTTCCTTTGGGAATATCTCCCCGAGCCGGTTTATATTCCTGCCGAGAGGAATGTAACAGAGGAGACTACTTTTAAGTCAAATACACTAATCGATCAGCTACTCACTCCACTACTTGAGGAGAGCGATGCTCTTCGACAGGCGAGGAAAGAACTAGAGAGTGAATTGAATAGAGAGGTGGGGGCGGTTCAGGAACAGATCGAAGAGGGCCTAGTGAGCCGAATGGATTCCATAAGACACCTAGAGCTTGATACCGGTGAAATTAATCTGGGTAAGGCGTTCACACCCTCTATTCGAATTACTGATCAGTATTCAGAGATGTCCGTTCCCATTGATCAGAGGGGATCAGGCGTCGGAAGTATGCTGGTTCTTTCACTAGTCGAAACGTATAGAGAGCGCCACATTGGAGAAGGTTACCTGCTGTTGTTCGAAGAACCCGGAAATTGGCTACACCCCGAAGCAAAACGCCGGATGCTCGGGGCACTGAAGCAGATCTCAACGAACGGTGGACAAGTTATGCTGTCTACTCATTCCCCGGAATTCATTGATCGGCGTGGACACGGAGATGTTATACTTGTACAGCGGGATGCTGGCAGAACATCGGTCAGACAAATTGAGGAGGACTATCTATCGGTCATTGAAGAACTGGGTGCTCGCAATAGTGACATTCTCCAGAGTGACTTTGTGGTCTATGTCGAAGGTAGCACTGACGTACAGATGTTGAGAGTCGTCGCAGATAATCACCTCTCGGAGGCAGATAGAGCAAGAATTACCATTCAGCATCTTGGTGGCAGTGGAAATATTCGACAATGCGACCCTGCTGAATTAGCCGAAATTAACCGGAACTTCGGTTTCCTACTCGATAGTGATCGGTCAAGTCCCGACGATTCTGAAAAACCATACATACGTGACCTCCGAGAGCAATGTGATACCTGCGAGTCGGATGTGCTAATTCGTGTTCTTGAGCGACGTGAAATTGAGAACTATTTCACTCCGGAAGGAATCAATGAGGCACTTGGCTTGGAAGTTAGCGAGGGGTTCGTATCTCATTATGTGGACATCCCCGACAAACTCTGTGCAGAAATAGCTCGACAATATACTGGAAGAGATGTCCCCTCACAAGAAGAGCGCACTTGCAGTGAGTGCGGACGTATTCATCGTGTAGGAAATAGTTACAAGAAGTCTCAGGGAAAATCGATTGTAGAAGCCATGTATCGAGAAGGACAAAGCATCGAGACTTTGGAAAGCTTTCTTGATGAGGTAGTTGAGAGAATCAGCTGA